DNA sequence from the Xenopus tropicalis strain Nigerian chromosome 4, UCB_Xtro_10.0, whole genome shotgun sequence genome:
TCAGTGAGAGAGCACTCAAAACTTTACAATATGTTGCCTCAAGGAAGACATAAAAGGACAATTTCTGCTAAATGTCTAAACACATATAAATGCATATTCGGGCATATACATATTCAAGGTTGATAGGGTTTTGGATAGGACACTTACATGCTATAGTTAAACATATCTTAAGCATTCAATCTGAAGGTATAGTCTTCTTCAGGATAAGCTTATGCATGCCTTTGAATATTCTTCACATGACTATAGACACCACAACATATTAGAGGAGCAAGGAATGGAGTGCTAGCCTATGCTAAACAGTATGTTCAGTATGTTCTATATTAAGACCAGTTATTATGTATGCATGTGTCAGGGCCATAAGATACTGCTTTCTGGCAGGATACACTGACCAACCCCAGAGCCCCAgctatgaataaataaatacactgtaTCATTAGATTGGAATAAGAAGCCCAATGCTTGGCCATATATACATGCAACAATGGCTCAGAGTCACAAGGCTGCTGAGTTTGGGTAGTCTTGAAGTCAAGGGCCCAAAGACTGTACCTAATAAATACCCGCAGTTTCATTACTAATTAAGCAATCCTTCAACCAGTCAGGATTCAGAAATCCCTGCTGTGTGAACCAGAGACAATAAGCTGAACCTGGATAAAACTTCCCTAGAAACCCTACCATAAAAAATGATTGCTTGATTGATTAAAAAAGTCCTTATCCAAGGAACATTGTATTCATCTAAAATGTGTAATAAGCATTTAGATGCAGTAGTGTTAGACACTGATATAGTGAAGCCATATAATCACAGCAATACATAATAAATAGTTGCTGCTTAGTATTCCTACGTAGTGACTGGAGTTAGCAAGGCAGTATCAGATATTTACCCAGAAGCCCAGTGACCTACATCGATTAGGGCTACTGGTTTCAGGCAGTTCTGAACATTGAGCGAGGTGCTTGTGGGTCTCTTGCTGCGCTCGATCTCTCTGGGAAGCCTGATAGTTTTTGTTCATATTTTGACAAAGGCACAATCTTTAAAGGATGCTTTGTGATACAAATGTTTGCTGTACATGTACTGCATTGCTTTCAGGGGCACTAGGTGCTGTGGTCTCTCTCTTGCCCTTTTTACTCGGTCATGTAAACATGAGGTGGGCTTATCTATTATTCCCCAGGTGTCAAGGGCTCTAAGGGCACAAGAACGCACCCTGTTAGTGCTCATCCAACAAGCTCTGGCCCTGAGAATACTGTTCCCTCCTTCTCATGTCAGACTGAAAGTCCAGCACAAGGAGCTGACAAAACACTCCTAGTACTGAATAACCTTAGTTAACATCACTCAAATACCTGAACTGCCATCACAGTTCCTTATATCTCTAAAATATGTTTATGCCAAGATGCGTACAGAACAACAATGCGATGTAAGGAATTTTATCTAAGAATGGAAATGTCATCTAAACTTTTTAGAATATTTTCGACATTTTAGTATTGGACTTCCTCTAACTAATAGACCAtgttataaattaatattttatatccTGTTTCCTGGTATGGAATCAGATCGTTttgcagtatatatataagtgccagaACCCAACGGAAACACAGCGCAGATAAAAGActctgagacagagagagaatttATCACACAGAGTAAAGATGAAGGCGGCCGCTCTACTGATTCTAATGGGATTTACTGTTTATGGTGAGTGATAGCCCTTAGAAAGTATCTGCAATTCTATAATAGAAAAAGGTTAATCTGTGTATGAATATGTCTGTTTAAATAGCATCATGTTGTACCTTGGTTGTAAATATAATCTGCTTGAATTATGTTTAAGTTTAAAACACCAGACTGGGAACACTGTGACAAAAGCCTAGATATGCTGTTTTCcataaaaacagaattatttcaagggaggaaaacataattttgcctctttataggtccctggtaaggcctcaccgtgagtatgcagtgcagtttgagctccagtccttaagaaggatattaatgagctggagaaagggCAGAGACTGcgactaaactggtaaaggggatggaagggttaaactatgaggttagactgtcagggttggggtcaAACAGGCCTGTGTTAAGCCTATTCTTAATAACAGGCCACACTAgaccatcctgtctctctaattagCATCCTGTGTTGTTTCTACCACTTGCCTTTAATATCCTAGAACCTATTGTGTTCTCCTGTAATACTAACTTTCTGTACACCCATTTACTACAAATcacaatattttgtatattttccagCTGAAGCCTTGATGTGTTTGCAGGGCTCCTGTGATTCGAAGGCTGCGTGTATCTTTAAGCCAGTTGACTGTTCCCCAGGCACTTGCTGCGTTACTATGAGTCAAGGCtgtaagtttttaaaaatgcattttgttggtTGTTATATCTCATGTTACATCTAGTTTTATTCCTTTTATCCTACTCCTGATAACACAGGAATAACATTGGTTGATTGTTGTGCATAAATAGATCTGCAGCAAACTCTGTGCCAGCTCGTACATTAGTACCAAAGTGTTGGCTTATTTTTTCTACGTGGATTAACCTACTTAGTGTAAGAGGCCCAACATGGGGTGATCTTACCAACTGGCACCAAACACCTACAAGGTGCAATgccaaattacatttttagtctGGAGAGAGTGACTGTGATCCAGTAGGATGATGGTCTGTGAATTAGGGGCTTTTCAATGCTGCTTGAGGTAAGGCTTTCAGAATTTTAAAGTAAAATCACACACAGAAGGAGGATGGGAATGTCATGCCCCAAAACAAAAATGGTGAAGAACATTCCACTTTTACACCACTGCTCATTTACACCACACTCTAGGTCAtagccagatttttttttgttttatattaaaatCGATTTGTGCATATTTACCCAGAAAGGTTTCTTTTTTGGCCCTTATTTGGTAACACATCAACTTCATATTGTAGCTAATATTGAGAAATCTTCTGTAGAATCATGCATTTCCCCTAGAAAACACAGTTCACTGAGACTTTTTATGATAAAgtcatgctgggggggggggggacagatttCCCATGGGCAGTTTTTCCCTGAGACCAAAGTCCtgacactgtgtctgtccctggGAAACAGGGAATAATGGGAACCTTAGCAAGAAGAGGAACACTCACAGAGACAtgaaccaaccccatgtcatgtgataatgatccagtcctggataTTTATAGCATTAATTCCTCTTTACATtaaatggtaacatgaaataagcTATTAGAAAAGCCCGGAGTGGATTACTATCACCCACATTATATAGGGTTGGTTCATGTCTCTGTACTCACTGCTGCCTTCCCTCATGCTTAACTCTCCTGTGCTTGGTGAGAGCCTATAGGGACGGAATTTCTAGAATCTAGAGAGCACAATGTCTCCTAAACCAGAATTCCCAGAATTTTAAATTGTAAAAAGTTTAAACTGAATCTTGTTCATTTTTTTAAGGTATAGAATAATATAGCAAGAGTGACACTGTAAATACTTTGTGACTTTATCCTAGCTGTGTTAGTACAGTTGttaacaatttttcttttttcttcgtAGCCTCCACCAGCAAAGGATGTGCTTTGGAGAAATTATGCTATGCGTTCCAGAGCCAGAACCCATCAGTGAGATGCTGTTCATCTAGTTTTTGCAACATGTAATAATATGTATACATGAAAACACTGTTCTAGCAATTCTGCTGTGGTATCTTGTGATGCACAGTGTGGACACGTGTTTgtgctgcaaaaataaaatggctaATCCCAATATGTGTCAACAAATGTCTAATAAAATGGACCATTTAAATCACAGACTTGTCAAAACACTTATGTGTGTCCTTACAGCTTATTTtgtatgaatacattttaaagaaattctAAATACTTTAGGATAGTGGATCTCCATACATGTCATGATTATATTGCAACCATATACAGTAGTTAGTCCAATAACATGATCTTTGATGTATTACCCTACCGAGTCCTCCTCTTGTTCTTGTCTCATTCATATCACTAATGGCAGGTTAGCAACACCATGATTTCATGAATATAAAGAGTGGTCACTGTGTGTTGCTCTTAATTTCCTTTTCATAATTGGTGGAATATTTCTGGCAAGCTCTAAACATGAAACTTTATAGGTGTCTACTCAATAGTCATTGATTTGGAAGCTATCAGGGCAGATGCTAGTATCTCCTATTAGACTGAAGAGGGTAGTGCTTGAATTGGGCTCAGGTAAGTGGGGGGATGCTATGTGCTCGATGTGGCAAAAAATTAAGCCCAGTCCACTATTATAAACTACACCAAAGCCATTTTGCTATTTCCATGTTTATTAACAATTTCTCAGTCTAAGTGCATTTGGGGGACACTTTGGATTTTGGCTGCTACATACAATAGAAATTTGGGGGAAgtttctcattcatccaggtcatgatatacagtatctagtagaattaagtctaaaacaactggacttttctgagtttttcttgaaaatgtttcaccactcatccgagtggcttcttcagtttaaatgactggtagggaattccccggcatttaaaccctcgAGGGTAGTACATTTCTATGTCTTGTGTACATCATTTGATGTACTTCTTAGGCACTGCAGACTGCAAAATGATCCCCTTTCTGGGACATGCTAGAGGCTATTATGGGGGTGTGTATACTGATGGGTGGCAGCTGTCAAAATATCAGAACCGCCGTCTTTAACTCCTCAGTCATTACAAAAGTATCATATGTGCAGACGTCAAAACATTATTTGAGGATTTTTGCCTAAGAATGTAAATTTGTGTCAatttcaataatatttttttaatttcaaacatGGAGGGGGGTTCTTCAACCCATTTTATGTTCTCTTCCAGGAATCAGGaacttcttatatatatatatatatatgtgtttgtttgtGAATAACAACCAAAGTGAAAAAGTACTTGAAGCGTTTGACAATAGAGAGGTCAGAGCGTAAAGCAAGTTGATGTAGTAGAGAGATCCAAGAGTGGCCCAGATGCAGGAATATGAGAAGGACATGAAAGATGCATTGGAAGTTAGAGAAAAGTTAGCAAAGCAGGTAAGAAGGTTCCAGGTTAATAGAGCAGTGGACCAGTTAGCTGTTTGAAGGACCAATAAAGACTCCTAATAAATAAATTCAGGAAGTCAGTTATGCTTTTTGTCATATAAGCACTTTCCACTGCATGTACATTCAAGTACTAAGGCAAAGCAAGAAATAAGATGAAGTTAAGATCTATTAGCCTGTAGAAGTGAAcagcagatttttatttttaattttttaaactaagttttaccagttttaccagttaaAAAGTCCCTAGTATTCTGATGAGGTCGAAGAATGATAATGTGACATTTGGGAGCAAAGATACACACCAAAAGGCCAAAGCTGGATGATACTAttgcaaatatttccactgccacaGTATATTTTCCTACAGTACTGACATAGGCTGGAATGAAAGTGATCCAAACGCTGGTGAAAACCAACATGCTAAATGCAATTAACTTAGTCTCATTGAAGCCATCTGGTAATTTTCTTGCCAGGAAAGCAACTGTAAGAGTCAATAGAGCTAAAAACCCTAAAAAGCCCAACATTACGTATAAAAAGGCCGGTGATGCCTCTTTGCACTCTACTGTTATTTTGCCTTTGGATGCCTTTGTATTGAGTTCTGGGGATGAAGGGTATATGATAACCCATAATGCACATATTACAGTTTGGATGCTGGAGCCACCAAGTATCATGTAGTTTGGAATAGAAGAACCCACCCATTTTCTTAGGGGGCTGTTGGGTTTTGTGGCACTGAAAGCAATGACAACTGTAATTGTCTTGGCAAAAATGCAGGACACACAGAGTGAAAATATGATCCCAAATATAGCTTGGCGGATGAGGCAGGTTATCAGTACAGGATGGCCAATGAACAGGAACGAGCAAAGGAAACAAAGCAGGAGGGCAACAAGGAGCAAGTAACTCAGGCTTCTGTTGTTGGCTTTCACCAATGGGGTGTCCCGGTACCGAATAAAGATGCAAAGAACAAAAACAGTCAGCAACGAAAATACAGTGGAAACACTAGATAATGCCATGCCCAATGATTCTTCATACGACAAGAACTCAATCACTTTAGGAATGCAGTGAATtctggtctcatctgaccactgGTCCTCGGGGCACCTCATGCAGTCGGTGGTATCTGAGCAAATAGAACAACGTGATGTCATAATTGCAATAAATGATCACAATTACAatttacacacacataaactCATTAAAATGAGACTGGTGGTTACAAAAGTCCTTCTTTAAATATCATATCATtcttgtatatataaaatacaagaaTTGCTAGCTAATATGACTAACAACGGCCCAGTGCAGTATGGAGGTGCACTGGATTATAAGGACATGGGGACAGTGAATCATgataacataaataaaatactgATATTATTACTTATCATAACTAAATGAAGTATTTGTGTGAATCTGACATATGGTTTATGAGGAATATCAATATCAGCTTTTATgtggaataaatacaaataatgaatCAAAGTAACTCATATATTTACAGGCATGTGtcctgtagggttgccacctttttaccTTTACTAATACGGGCTATGGGCGGGCCATGATGTCACTTGGGGGGCATGGCTATGATTATGGGGTGGGGAATGGGCATACTGGGCTGGAAAAAGATACAGAATAAAGATGAAAAAAGGTTGATGAGGCTAGGAAACAGGTGGAGCAGAGGCAGGCTTGTTCTTTATAAAGGGTGATCGGCAGTGGGGAGGGTCAGGGAAAAGATGGATTTATAGGgctttacaaatttaccagcaaacaCATTGCCAATATATTTGTAATTCCAGTGCTGGcactagctggtgatttactggcaaGACTGGTCAAATACTAGCCAGGAGGCAACCCTGGTGCCCTGCGATCGGCACCGCTGCAAATAGACTGAGGTGGAACAATCTATACTCCATTCTAGAAGCACAAAGAGTGAAACAAgtgatgcaaagtgcaaaagaaatgGTGCTTTACATTGTTATTATAGTCCTTTGCAATGAGATTGCGAGTGGAGAGAAGCAGATGGAACGCCTGTGTGTCTGTGGCCTAAGCTGTCAAGTGTCCAATTTATGGTGTAGCAGTAATTCTACTTTATGCAGTACTATATAAGTGATTAATGCTTAAATActgtattcaagactttgcatttatgttatttatacacTGATGGGTCATAGTTATTTGAAAGCAGCATTTCATATCCTGATTGCAAATAAACTATATTTGCTCATTgcttgaatttgattttttttgttttacaagcTTTGGGTAATTTCCATTAATATGCTCGAGTATGAAGCATTGCTTGCTGTAATTACTTGGGGAGTAAAAAGTGAAACAATTTCTACAACATTTTTTACCCTCGAGCCCCTCCGACCCCTCCTAAACTCATCAACTTTACTGCCAGAATCTCAGCCCTGTACCTGGTGCTAAAGTACTGAGCTGTGCAGCAGGGCTGGTGGCTGCCATGTTTGGTGTAGTCACAGCTTTGTGGCAGTAATCGCTTCAGTCACTACTAGGCTGTCTGTGAGCAGAAATGGCCCCCACCCCACTGCAACACTCTTGGCTCTGCCCTAGGGAAGGTGTGTTGTTAATTGGACTTTAAAAGGGATTATTGTAAAGGTATATTGCCAATGTAAACAGGGATAAATGCATATCTGGGGGGCTACTTTTTAGTGAGTTAGGCATTGATTCTACCATTTTTAAATGCAACTACTTCAATGTAATTCAATATTTTGTTAGAATAAGATATTATGCTTCTTTACAGATCAAACAATGTGTTATTTGggcaaagtaattcaaatatgtGGTTAATAGGCCTCCCTGAACAGAATAACTTGTATTCATAAGTGAAAATTAATTGAAACACGGTAAGGCATATTTACTAACATATGTGCTAATTTACTCCAGTGCAGctgtcaatagcaaccaatcaggtgtcaGCTTTAAACTGTCTACTAAAGCAGGCCATACAGGTATAGAGTTATCTACATCTTTTTGTTGTCGTATGACCAAGCCTATAGTGAAAAGGTAATTTAAAATTAAcatttgtccatcaatgaaaatgaccatttcaagcaatatcatCTGGTTGAAgataggaaaactacctgcttggtcctgcaaacagttgcacaatgggcaaatttcaaaCCTTGCCGATCGATTTTCTGACCGGAGTTGGATGAAAGATCTCTAGATGTACAATTGTTCAGCGCACACTACACTTACTATAATAAACAATTTTGTCAGATCGCACCGAAATTGGTCATTAAGGAAGACAAGTCGTTATGTGTATATCTACCTTTAGCTGTAAAATTATAGTGAGAAACTGATTGGATGCTACTGGCACATGTGCAAATCAGCCTCAGTGTGTCCGAGGGTAATTAAACTTGCATACCCGTGGCATTTGAAATCTCCCCATCAGAGCATGGAATGCAATCATAGCAGCAAAATGGCTCTC
Encoded proteins:
- the LOC116410510 gene encoding vomeronasal type-2 receptor 26-like; the encoded protein is MTSRCSICSDTTDCMRCPEDQWSDETRIHCIPKVIEFLSYEESLGMALSSVSTVFSLLTVFVLCIFIRYRDTPLVKANNRSLSYLLLVALLLCFLCSFLFIGHPVLITCLIRQAIFGIIFSLCVSCIFAKTITVVIAFSATKPNSPLRKWVGSSIPNYMILGGSSIQTVICALWVIIYPSSPELNTKASKGKITVECKEASPAFLYVMLGFLGFLALLTLTVAFLARKLPDGFNETKLIAFSMLVFTSVWITFIPAYVSTVGKYTVAVEIFAIVSSSFGLLVCIFAPKCHIIILRPHQNTRDFLTGKTGKT